A portion of the Aquicoccus sp. G2-2 genome contains these proteins:
- the dacB gene encoding D-alanyl-D-alanine carboxypeptidase/D-alanyl-D-alanine-endopeptidase produces MRQRIFQTVVIGMVAGFLAGAVGAAAPERSLRPELRPTALAAAPVVQIMAAAQPSPDAAGLARSLRPVQRPAGLTAGGGQIVQVPSAAALIRAAKLGGHVAFAVADAKSGLMLESNEADLAQPPASVTKSVTALYALDALGPDYRFVTRLIATGPVQGGVLNGDLVLAGGGDPTLDTDDLGEMAQQLKAAGVQRVAGQFLVWGGALPYFRQIDPSQPDHVGYNPAISGLGLNYNRVHFEWKRGGDGWITTMDARGRKYRPEVQMARVEIKDRSLPVYTYKEVNGQDRWTVASKALGKGGARWLPVRQPAIYAGEVFRSLARAQGISMKAPRKSKAVPHGDVLVRHRSRDLRSVLRLMLKYSNNYTAELVGLTATLKRGGNATSLRSSAAVMNRWAAAHFGMSRASLVDHSGLEPTSRLTAQGMATALVKAHKAGVLQPILKHVAMRHKNGKENRGHPIKVFAKTGTLNFVSNLAGYIVAKDGTELAFAIFSANEGKRAHIPKADRESPHGARGWNIQAKRLQQRLIERWGALYGG; encoded by the coding sequence ATGAGGCAGCGCATTTTTCAGACAGTCGTGATTGGGATGGTTGCAGGGTTTCTTGCCGGGGCGGTCGGGGCTGCGGCGCCGGAACGCTCGCTCAGGCCGGAATTGCGCCCGACTGCGTTGGCGGCGGCGCCGGTGGTTCAGATTATGGCCGCTGCGCAACCGTCGCCCGATGCGGCAGGGCTTGCGCGCTCGCTCAGGCCGGTGCAGCGCCCGGCGGGATTGACGGCAGGTGGCGGGCAGATCGTTCAGGTGCCGTCAGCGGCGGCTTTGATCCGTGCGGCCAAGCTTGGCGGGCATGTGGCATTTGCCGTGGCGGATGCAAAAAGCGGGTTGATGCTGGAGAGCAACGAGGCTGATCTGGCGCAGCCGCCTGCGAGTGTCACGAAATCGGTGACGGCGCTTTATGCGCTGGACGCGCTGGGGCCGGATTACCGGTTTGTTACCCGGCTGATTGCGACCGGGCCGGTGCAGGGTGGGGTGCTCAACGGCGATCTGGTGTTGGCGGGGGGCGGCGATCCGACGCTTGATACCGATGATTTGGGCGAGATGGCGCAGCAGCTTAAGGCGGCGGGTGTGCAACGGGTTGCGGGGCAGTTTCTGGTCTGGGGCGGGGCGCTGCCTTATTTTCGGCAGATCGACCCGAGCCAGCCAGATCACGTGGGTTATAACCCGGCGATTTCGGGGCTGGGGTTGAACTATAACCGGGTGCATTTCGAATGGAAGCGCGGCGGCGATGGCTGGATCACGACGATGGATGCGCGTGGCCGGAAATATCGCCCCGAGGTGCAGATGGCGCGGGTTGAGATCAAGGATCGGTCGCTGCCGGTTTATACTTACAAAGAAGTGAACGGGCAGGACCGCTGGACCGTGGCGTCAAAGGCGCTGGGCAAGGGCGGGGCGCGGTGGCTGCCGGTGCGCCAGCCTGCGATCTATGCGGGCGAGGTGTTTCGCAGTCTTGCGCGGGCGCAGGGGATCAGCATGAAGGCGCCGCGCAAGAGTAAGGCTGTGCCGCATGGGGATGTATTGGTGCGCCACAGGAGCCGCGATCTGCGCAGCGTTTTGCGCCTGATGTTGAAATATTCCAACAACTACACGGCGGAGCTTGTCGGGTTGACCGCGACATTGAAACGCGGCGGCAACGCCACATCGTTAAGGTCGAGTGCGGCGGTGATGAATCGCTGGGCGGCAGCGCATTTTGGGATGAGCCGGGCAAGCTTGGTAGATCATTCCGGGTTGGAACCGACATCGAGGCTTACGGCGCAGGGGATGGCGACGGCCTTGGTGAAGGCGCACAAGGCGGGGGTTTTGCAACCCATCCTGAAGCATGTTGCGATGCGCCATAAGAATGGCAAGGAGAACCGGGGCCACCCGATCAAGGTTTTTGCCAAGACGGGGACGTTGAATTTCGTGTCGAATCTGGCGGGGTATATCGTGGCGAAGGACGGCACCGAGCTGGCCTTTGCGATCTTTTCCGCCAATGAGGGCAAACGGGCGCATATTCCCAAGGCTGACCGGGAATCGCCGCACGGAGCGCGCGGGTGGAACATACAAGCCAAGCGCCTTCAGCAACGGTTGATCGAACGCTGGGGCGCGCTTTACGGCGGGTAA
- a CDS encoding transposase: MSDYRRLRIPEATAFFTVCLAEPGATLLVEEVVRLRAAVRVTMAERPFGILAWVVLPDHLHCVWQMPEGDTDYSTRWGAIKARFTRSVKSGGTAGYNPTLRDDCGVALQPTGRVSKIGKQEGGLWQRRFWEHHIRDEADLNAHVRYCWNNPVKHGLARTAADWPYSSVHRDTAFGRVEELVGPGFGAEDVDGEFGEPGRVA, encoded by the coding sequence ATGTCTGATTATCGAAGATTGCGCATTCCGGAGGCGACGGCGTTCTTCACCGTCTGCCTTGCGGAGCCGGGGGCGACACTTTTGGTCGAAGAAGTGGTGCGGCTGCGTGCGGCGGTGCGCGTGACGATGGCGGAGCGGCCGTTTGGGATTCTTGCCTGGGTGGTGTTGCCCGATCATTTACATTGCGTTTGGCAAATGCCGGAAGGGGACACCGATTATTCGACCCGTTGGGGCGCGATCAAAGCGCGGTTTACCCGGTCGGTCAAATCGGGCGGAACGGCGGGGTATAACCCCACCCTACGCGATGATTGCGGGGTGGCGCTTCAACCCACCGGACGCGTCAGCAAGATCGGCAAACAGGAAGGCGGGCTGTGGCAACGCCGGTTCTGGGAGCATCATATTCGCGACGAGGCCGATTTGAATGCGCATGTTCGGTATTGCTGGAACAATCCGGTGAAACACGGGCTTGCCCGGACTGCGGCGGATTGGCCTTATTCTTCGGTGCATCGGGACACGGCCTTCGGACGAGTTGAGGAGCTGGTTGGGCCGGGGTTTGGCGCCGAGGATGTTGATGGTGAGTTTGGCGAGCCGGGGCGGGTGGCATAG
- a CDS encoding FABP family protein, whose product MKTTLGPQKLGPLTPLVGEWEGDVGVDLSYHNKDDETSETTYFEKAFFRPIPVQENGQQELWGLSYGMTAWRHGEEAMDPFHDELGFLLWDKANGQVMRNVVFGRGIAILAGSDAKPRDRELRFDAKPGAAHYGILQNKYLLERAEILDFTSVFNIEDDETLSYTSDLHLRLGATGADMHHTDRNTLRLVRRFHPGSEYS is encoded by the coding sequence ATGAAGACGACACTGGGACCACAAAAACTGGGGCCGCTGACACCGCTGGTCGGGGAGTGGGAAGGCGATGTGGGGGTTGATCTTTCGTATCACAACAAGGACGACGAGACGAGCGAGACCACCTATTTCGAGAAAGCGTTCTTCCGGCCGATCCCGGTTCAGGAAAACGGCCAGCAGGAGCTTTGGGGGCTGAGCTATGGGATGACCGCGTGGCGGCATGGCGAAGAGGCGATGGACCCTTTCCACGATGAGCTAGGCTTCTTGTTGTGGGACAAGGCCAATGGTCAGGTAATGCGTAACGTGGTTTTCGGACGCGGCATTGCCATTCTCGCCGGGAGCGATGCCAAGCCGCGCGATCGGGAATTGCGGTTCGATGCCAAGCCGGGAGCGGCGCATTATGGTATTTTGCAGAACAAATACCTGCTGGAGCGCGCCGAAATTCTTGATTTCACCAGTGTCTTCAATATCGAGGATGACGAGACGCTCAGCTATACGTCAGACTTGCATCTGAGACTTGGGGCCACCGGCGCGGATATGCATCACACTGACAGGAACACGCTGCGTCTGGTCAGACGGTTTCATCCGGGCTCTGAATACAGCTGA
- a CDS encoding nicotinate-nucleotide adenylyltransferase, with protein sequence MRQGMPYARAGRVVGLLGGSFDPAHEGHAHISREALKRFALDELWWLVSPGNPLKAHGPAPLEERLARARAVMEHPRVRVSDFEARAGTRYTAQTLQALMRVYPGVRFVWIMGADNLQQFDQWQDWRWIMEHVPVGVLARPGIRTVARHAKAAEVYAHARLPGRMSRLLAHGGAPRWCFVNVPMMDISSSAIRAKGLWR encoded by the coding sequence ATGAGACAGGGGATGCCATATGCGCGGGCCGGTAGGGTCGTGGGGTTGCTTGGCGGGTCGTTTGACCCGGCGCATGAGGGGCATGCGCATATCAGCCGGGAGGCGTTGAAGCGGTTTGCGCTTGATGAGTTGTGGTGGCTGGTGTCGCCGGGGAACCCGTTGAAAGCGCATGGCCCAGCCCCATTGGAAGAGCGGTTGGCGCGGGCGCGCGCGGTGATGGAGCATCCGCGCGTGCGGGTCAGCGATTTTGAGGCGCGGGCGGGCACGCGCTATACCGCGCAGACGTTGCAGGCCTTGATGCGGGTCTATCCCGGAGTGCGGTTTGTCTGGATCATGGGGGCGGATAACCTGCAACAGTTCGATCAGTGGCAGGATTGGCGCTGGATCATGGAGCATGTGCCGGTGGGGGTTCTGGCGCGGCCGGGGATCAGGACCGTGGCGCGCCATGCCAAGGCCGCGGAAGTTTATGCGCACGCACGGCTGCCGGGGCGGATGAGCCGGTTGCTGGCCCATGGTGGCGCGCCGCGCTGGTGTTTTGTGAATGTGCCGATGATGGATATTTCATCGAGTGCGATCCGGGCGAAGGGGCTTTGGCGTTGA
- a CDS encoding peroxiredoxin yields MGLRINDTVPDFTAETDQGSIQFHDWIGNDWVILFSHPKDFTPVCTTEFGAVAQMADEWAKRGTKVIGISVDGAEDHRKWKGDIEKVAGATASFPIIADEGLEVSKAFDMLPAEAYLPDGRTPADSATVRAVYIIGPDKKLKLSMTYPMNVGRNYAEILRALDGLQTAAKHSVSTPVNWNVGEDVVIPGTVSDADVQANFDNVKSVLPYLRTGKLKG; encoded by the coding sequence ATGGGTCTACGAATCAACGACACTGTTCCCGATTTCACCGCCGAAACCGATCAAGGTTCCATACAGTTCCACGATTGGATCGGAAATGACTGGGTGATTCTATTCTCCCACCCCAAGGATTTCACGCCAGTCTGCACAACGGAGTTCGGCGCGGTCGCGCAAATGGCCGATGAATGGGCCAAGCGCGGCACCAAGGTGATCGGCATTTCCGTCGATGGCGCCGAAGATCATCGCAAGTGGAAAGGCGATATCGAAAAGGTCGCCGGTGCCACCGCCAGCTTCCCGATCATTGCCGATGAAGGGCTGGAAGTGTCCAAGGCATTCGACATGCTGCCCGCCGAAGCCTACCTGCCCGATGGCCGCACCCCCGCCGATAGCGCCACGGTGCGCGCGGTCTATATCATCGGCCCCGACAAGAAGCTCAAACTGTCGATGACTTACCCGATGAACGTGGGCCGCAACTACGCGGAAATCCTGCGTGCGCTCGACGGGCTGCAAACCGCTGCCAAACACTCAGTCTCGACTCCGGTGAACTGGAATGTCGGCGAAGATGTCGTCATCCCCGGCACTGTGTCGGATGCGGACGTGCAAGCCAATTTCGATAACGTGAAATCGGTCCTGCCCTATCTGCGCACCGGCAAGCTGAAAGGCTGA
- a CDS encoding aldehyde dehydrogenase family protein — protein MIEKRQFYINGKWVDAAEGRDHQVIDPSTEEAVAVISLGGKADSEAAVAAAKAALPGWMATPKEKRIALVEKLIEVYQARSEEMAQAITMEMGAPIDLARSAQWGAGFGHLKNFVRAAKGFEFERPLGDHAPNDRIVREAVGVAALITPWNWPMNQITLKVGAAAVAGCTMILKPSEETPLDAMLFAEMIDEAGFPAGVFNLVNGDGVGVGSQLSVHPDVDMVSFTGSTRAGILISKAAADTLKRVHLELGGKGANVVFDDADEKAVKRGVLHMMNNSGQSCNAPSRMLVQRGVYDKAVETAAEVAKSVKVGNAHEEGRHIGPVVNETQWGKIQDLIQAGIDEGATLVAGGTGRPDGLNKGYFVRPTVFADVNNQMRIAREEIFGPVLSIIPFESEEEAVEIANDTPYGLTNYVQTQDGARLNRMARALRSGMVEMNGQSRGAGAPFGGMKQSGNGREGGVFGIEDFLEVKAVSGWSTESA, from the coding sequence ATGATCGAGAAACGCCAGTTTTACATTAACGGGAAATGGGTGGACGCAGCGGAAGGCCGCGATCATCAGGTGATTGATCCTTCGACCGAAGAAGCGGTTGCCGTGATCTCGCTGGGTGGAAAGGCGGACAGCGAAGCCGCAGTTGCCGCAGCCAAGGCAGCTTTGCCGGGTTGGATGGCAACGCCCAAGGAAAAGCGCATCGCGTTGGTCGAAAAGCTGATCGAGGTTTATCAGGCCCGCAGCGAAGAAATGGCGCAGGCGATTACGATGGAAATGGGTGCGCCGATCGACTTGGCGCGCAGCGCGCAATGGGGCGCGGGCTTTGGCCATCTGAAGAACTTTGTGCGCGCCGCCAAGGGGTTCGAGTTTGAACGGCCCTTGGGCGATCATGCGCCGAATGACAGGATTGTGCGTGAAGCGGTGGGTGTTGCCGCGCTGATCACACCGTGGAACTGGCCGATGAACCAGATCACGTTGAAGGTTGGGGCCGCCGCAGTGGCGGGCTGCACGATGATTTTGAAGCCGTCCGAGGAAACACCGCTTGATGCGATGCTGTTTGCCGAGATGATCGACGAAGCCGGGTTCCCGGCGGGCGTGTTCAACCTTGTCAACGGCGATGGTGTGGGGGTCGGCAGTCAGCTTTCGGTGCATCCTGATGTGGACATGGTATCATTCACCGGCTCTACGCGGGCGGGCATTCTGATTTCAAAAGCCGCTGCGGACACGCTCAAGCGGGTGCATCTGGAGCTTGGCGGCAAAGGCGCCAACGTGGTGTTTGACGATGCCGATGAAAAGGCTGTGAAACGGGGTGTTCTGCACATGATGAACAACTCTGGTCAAAGCTGTAACGCGCCGAGCCGGATGTTGGTGCAGCGCGGGGTCTATGACAAGGCGGTGGAGACGGCGGCAGAAGTTGCCAAGTCGGTCAAGGTTGGCAATGCGCATGAAGAGGGCCGCCATATTGGCCCGGTGGTCAACGAAACCCAGTGGGGCAAGATTCAGGACCTGATTCAGGCTGGTATTGATGAAGGTGCGACGCTGGTTGCCGGAGGCACGGGCCGTCCGGACGGGCTGAACAAGGGTTATTTCGTGCGCCCGACGGTGTTTGCCGATGTGAACAACCAGATGCGTATCGCGCGCGAGGAAATCTTCGGGCCAGTGCTTTCGATCATCCCGTTTGAGAGCGAAGAAGAGGCGGTGGAGATTGCCAATGACACGCCTTACGGGTTGACCAACTATGTGCAAACGCAAGATGGCGCGCGGCTTAACCGGATGGCGCGGGCGCTTCGTTCGGGTATGGTTGAGATGAACGGCCAATCGCGCGGTGCAGGTGCCCCGTTCGGTGGCATGAAGCAATCCGGCAATGGCCGCGAAGGCGGTGTTTTCGGGATCGAGGATTTTCTTGAGGTGAAGGCCGTTTCCGGCTGGTCAACCGAAAGCGCCTGA
- a CDS encoding acyl-CoA thioesterase — protein MNADDEPKGTLMLRTVAMPADMNVNGDIFGGWVLSQMDIAGGIPAFEEAHGRVATVGVNAMTFIRPVKVGDVLCVYTRVERIGNTSVAIGLEAWALRRLDGGREKVTEGVFTYVAIDEDGRPRPVKG, from the coding sequence ATGAATGCTGATGATGAGCCGAAGGGCACGTTGATGCTGCGCACGGTGGCGATGCCGGCGGACATGAACGTAAATGGCGATATTTTCGGCGGCTGGGTTCTGAGCCAGATGGATATTGCCGGTGGCATTCCGGCATTCGAGGAGGCGCATGGCCGTGTCGCGACGGTGGGCGTGAATGCGATGACGTTCATTCGCCCGGTAAAGGTGGGCGATGTGCTGTGCGTTTACACCCGGGTGGAGCGGATCGGCAATACTTCGGTCGCCATCGGGCTTGAGGCCTGGGCGCTGCGGCGATTGGACGGCGGGCGCGAGAAGGTGACAGAGGGGGTGTTTACCTATGTGGCCATTGATGAGGATGGCAGGCCGCGCCCGGTAAAGGGGTAG
- a CDS encoding serine/threonine protein kinase: MPERNITFVPETVHKRDVFSETISGHLAEAPDVKVVLRKLDGVPWWARPVAGYLARREIRGLRAVAGIEGVPELLRVDAEGILRSWSAGTPLQLARPDDAAWYRDAKRLLCEMRHRGVTHNDIAKPQNWLCSPDGRAAVIDFQLASVHRRKGKLFRVMAREDLRHLLKQKRRYAPHLLTPSETRMLERKAWPTRIWMASAKRVYNFVTRRLMNWSDGEGTEDRIARDGPAVRAALDGVGEVALCTYALPARGWGFMRSWKRRFQTLICAGACRKREPNLCSRSRRCHGGQMAACAKMHCNWWRQIGLMSWC; this comes from the coding sequence ATGCCCGAGCGCAACATCACTTTCGTGCCCGAGACGGTGCATAAGCGCGATGTGTTTTCGGAGACGATTTCGGGGCATTTGGCCGAAGCGCCGGATGTGAAGGTGGTTCTACGCAAGCTTGACGGGGTGCCCTGGTGGGCGCGACCGGTTGCCGGGTATCTGGCGCGACGCGAGATTCGCGGGCTGCGGGCGGTTGCGGGGATTGAGGGCGTGCCAGAGCTGTTGCGGGTGGACGCGGAGGGGATTTTGCGCAGTTGGTCGGCGGGCACGCCGCTGCAACTGGCCCGGCCCGATGATGCGGCGTGGTATCGCGATGCCAAGCGATTGTTGTGCGAGATGCGGCATCGGGGGGTAACGCATAACGATATCGCCAAACCGCAGAACTGGTTGTGCAGCCCCGACGGGCGCGCGGCGGTGATCGACTTTCAACTGGCTTCGGTGCATCGCAGGAAAGGCAAGCTGTTCAGGGTGATGGCGCGCGAAGACCTGCGACATCTGTTGAAGCAAAAGCGCCGCTATGCGCCGCATCTGTTGACGCCTTCTGAGACGCGGATGCTGGAGCGCAAGGCATGGCCGACGCGCATCTGGATGGCGAGCGCGAAGCGGGTTTACAACTTTGTTACCCGGCGATTGATGAACTGGTCGGACGGTGAGGGCACTGAGGACCGGATCGCGCGCGATGGCCCGGCGGTGCGTGCCGCGCTGGACGGTGTGGGAGAGGTGGCGCTTTGCACCTATGCGCTTCCGGCGCGGGGGTGGGGGTTTATGCGTTCGTGGAAACGGCGCTTTCAGACGCTGATCTGCGCGGGCGCGTGCCGGAAGAGAGAGCCGAACTTGTGCAGCCGGTCACGGCGCTGCCACGGCGGGCAGATGGCAGCTTGCGCGAAGATGCATTGCAACTGGTGGCGACAAATCGGCTTGATGAGTTGGTGTTGA
- a CDS encoding DUF302 domain-containing protein, with the protein MAYTLDRIITDASFENVDSRTRKALADNGFGVLTEIDVKATMKKKLDKDMGDYRILGACNPNMAWEAIGLEPRVGSMLPCNVILRSVDGGVEISAIDPVASMSAVENDDLHAVAGQVRDMLQTVVNAV; encoded by the coding sequence ATGGCCTACACACTTGACCGCATCATCACCGACGCCAGCTTCGAAAATGTCGATTCCCGCACCCGCAAGGCCTTGGCGGATAACGGTTTTGGCGTTCTTACCGAAATCGACGTCAAAGCCACGATGAAAAAGAAGCTCGACAAGGATATGGGCGATTACCGCATTCTCGGTGCCTGCAATCCGAACATGGCATGGGAGGCCATCGGGCTTGAACCGCGGGTCGGCTCAATGCTGCCCTGCAATGTCATCTTGCGCAGCGTCGATGGTGGCGTGGAAATATCGGCGATTGATCCAGTGGCCTCAATGTCGGCGGTTGAGAATGACGATCTGCATGCCGTCGCCGGACAGGTCCGCGATATGCTGCAAACCGTGGTGAACGCGGTCTGA
- a CDS encoding L,D-transpeptidase, with translation MLSRRHFLSTTAAAAASTLAAPGIARAFEIDPIFLPQEVKIGAAYAPGQLLILPRAHFLYFVTAPRIARRYGVGTGRAGMEFTGDAVIQVKKEWPTWRPTNDMIEKEPNLYAKFKDNDYAQPGGPGNPLGARALYLFQNGRDTYFRIHGTNAPASIGHSVSHGCIRMINAHVIDLYGRVPIGTKVTVL, from the coding sequence ATGCTCTCTCGTCGTCATTTCCTCTCCACCACCGCCGCAGCCGCCGCCTCTACCCTTGCTGCCCCCGGTATTGCGCGTGCTTTCGAGATCGACCCGATCTTTCTGCCACAAGAGGTCAAGATTGGCGCAGCCTATGCGCCCGGCCAACTTCTCATCCTGCCGCGCGCGCATTTCCTTTATTTCGTAACCGCCCCGCGCATTGCGCGGCGCTATGGCGTCGGCACCGGCCGCGCCGGCATGGAGTTTACCGGCGACGCCGTGATTCAGGTCAAGAAGGAATGGCCCACATGGCGCCCGACCAATGACATGATCGAAAAAGAGCCAAACCTGTATGCCAAGTTCAAAGACAACGACTATGCGCAGCCCGGTGGCCCCGGCAATCCGCTTGGCGCGCGCGCGCTTTATCTGTTCCAGAACGGGCGCGATACCTATTTCCGCATCCACGGCACCAATGCGCCCGCATCCATCGGCCATTCGGTTTCTCATGGCTGTATCCGCATGATCAACGCCCATGTAATCGACCTATACGGGCGCGTTCCGATCGGCACGAAGGTAACCGTTCTGTAA
- the ettA gene encoding energy-dependent translational throttle protein EttA: protein MANNKYLYFMQGVSKTYPGGKKCFEDIHLSFLPGVKIGVVGVNGAGKSTLLKIMAGLDTDYQGEAWAAEGARVGYLPQEPELDASLDVRGNVMLGVAPKQAKLDRFNELAMNYSDETADEMAALQDQIDSENLWDLDAQIDVAMEALRCPPDTADVASLSGGEKRRVALCKLLLEAPDMLLLDEPTNHLDAETIAWLQQHLMDYKGTCLIVTHDRYFLDDITGWILELDRGRGIPYEGNYSAWLEQKAKRLSQEAREDKSRQKTLERELEWMRQGQKARQAKSKARINAYNDLANQSEREKLARAQIVIPNGPRLGSKVIEVANLSKHMGDKQLIEDLSFSLPPGGIVGVIGPNGAGKTTLFRMLTGQEAPDTGSVEYGDTVKLSYVDQSRDDLDPNHNVWEAIADGQDIIKLGDAEVNGRAYCSTFNFKGGDQQKKVSLLSGGERNRVHMARLLREGGNVLLLDEPTNDLDVETLRALEDALVDFAGCAVVISHDRFFLDRICTHMLAFEGDAHVEWFEGNFEDYEEDKKRRLGADALEPKRLKFKKFTR from the coding sequence ATGGCCAACAACAAATACCTCTACTTCATGCAAGGCGTCTCCAAAACTTATCCGGGCGGCAAGAAATGCTTCGAGGATATCCACCTCAGCTTCCTTCCCGGCGTGAAGATCGGCGTCGTCGGCGTCAACGGCGCGGGTAAATCGACGCTGCTGAAAATCATGGCCGGGCTTGATACCGACTATCAAGGCGAAGCCTGGGCGGCAGAGGGCGCGCGCGTCGGTTACCTGCCACAGGAACCCGAGCTTGATGCTTCGCTCGATGTGCGCGGCAATGTCATGCTGGGCGTCGCCCCCAAGCAAGCCAAGCTTGATCGCTTCAATGAACTGGCAATGAACTATTCCGATGAAACCGCCGATGAAATGGCCGCCCTTCAAGATCAGATCGACAGCGAAAACCTCTGGGATCTCGATGCCCAGATCGACGTTGCCATGGAAGCCTTGCGCTGCCCGCCGGACACGGCGGATGTCGCCTCCCTCTCAGGCGGCGAAAAGCGTCGTGTCGCGCTTTGCAAACTGCTGCTCGAGGCGCCCGACATGCTGCTGCTCGATGAGCCGACCAACCACCTTGACGCCGAAACCATCGCTTGGCTCCAACAACACCTGATGGATTACAAAGGCACCTGCCTGATCGTCACACACGACCGGTATTTCCTTGACGATATCACCGGCTGGATTCTCGAACTCGACCGGGGTCGTGGCATCCCTTACGAAGGCAACTATTCCGCTTGGCTCGAACAAAAAGCCAAACGCCTCTCGCAGGAAGCTCGCGAAGACAAGAGCCGCCAGAAAACCCTGGAGCGCGAACTTGAATGGATGCGACAGGGGCAAAAGGCCCGGCAAGCCAAATCCAAGGCCCGGATCAACGCCTATAACGACCTTGCCAACCAGTCAGAGCGCGAAAAGCTCGCCCGCGCACAGATCGTCATCCCCAATGGGCCGCGCCTCGGCTCGAAGGTGATCGAGGTCGCCAACCTCTCCAAACATATGGGCGACAAGCAATTGATCGAAGATCTAAGCTTCTCCCTGCCGCCCGGCGGCATCGTCGGCGTGATCGGCCCCAACGGCGCGGGCAAAACCACGCTTTTCCGAATGCTCACCGGGCAGGAAGCACCCGATACGGGCAGCGTGGAATATGGCGATACGGTCAAGCTCAGCTATGTCGATCAGTCGCGCGACGATCTCGATCCCAACCACAACGTCTGGGAAGCCATCGCCGACGGGCAAGACATCATCAAGCTGGGCGATGCCGAAGTGAATGGCCGCGCCTATTGCTCGACCTTCAATTTCAAGGGCGGCGATCAGCAAAAGAAAGTCTCGCTGCTCTCGGGCGGCGAACGCAACCGCGTCCACATGGCGCGCCTCCTGCGCGAAGGCGGCAACGTGCTGCTGCTCGACGAACCGACCAACGATCTCGATGTCGAAACCCTACGCGCCCTCGAAGATGCGCTGGTGGATTTCGCCGGGTGCGCCGTGGTGATCTCCCACGACCGTTTCTTCCTCGACCGCATTTGCACCCATATGCTCGCCTTTGAGGGCGACGCGCATGTTGAATGGTTCGAAGGCAATTTCGAGGATTACGAGGAAGACAAGAAACGCCGCCTCGGCGCTGATGCACTGGAACCCAAACGGCTGAAGTTCAAGAAGTTTACGCGCTAA